In Nocardioides daphniae, the DNA window GCGCTCGTACGCTCTCCGCCATCGCGCGCCTCGTCTTCCCGCACGCCTACGCCGAGGAGTCCTTGCTGTGGCCGGTGGTCCGCCGCGCGGTGCCCTTCGGTGAGGCCCTCACCGCCGGCGTCGAGGAGGAGCACCAGGAGGTCAACGCCCTGTGGCGCCGCCTCGAGGCCCTGCAGCACTCCGGCGACCTCGACGAGGACCACCAGGCCGTGGTCGCCCGGCTGGTCGAGCTGCTGCGCGCCGACGTGCGCGACGAGGAGGAGCGGATCCTCCCGCGCCTCGAGGAGACCCTCACCCCGACCCAGCTGCGGATGATCGGCCTGGGCTGGGAGCTGGTCCGCCGCACCGCCCCCAGCCGGCCGCACCCCGTCACCTCCCGCCTGGCGCCCGGCCACGTCATCACCGCCGTACCCCTCACCGTCCTCGACCGCAGCCGTGACCTGCTCGACGCCGTCAGCCTGCGCAGCCCCCGGATCGCCCGCCCCTGCCGGGGCGTCAGCGCCCGCCTGGGCGGCGCCGCAGCCCGCCTCGAGCGGATCGGCGCCCAGCCCGAGGATGAGCGCGCGCCACGTCGTACGCCCGGGGTCGCCCGCCTCCGCCTGGTCGGTGGCGCGGACACCGTGCCGGGACCGGTGTGAGCCCGAAGTGAGACCGACGTGAGCCAGACCGGGGACACCCTCACCTTCATCGGCACGGCCACCACGGTCCTGCGGATCGGCTCCTTCACGCTCCTCACCGACCCCAACTTCCTGCACCGCGGCCAGCGTGCCTACCTGGGCAAGGGGTTGTGGTCGCGGCGCGTGACCGAGCCCGCGCTCCAGCCCGCCGACCTGCCCCGGCTCGACGCGGTCGTGCTCTCGCACCTGCACGGGGACCACTTCGACCGGGTCGCCCGCCGCGACCTCGACCGCACCCCGCCGGTGCTCACCACCGGGCCCGCCGCCGACAAGCTGCGGAAGTGGGGCTTCGACGCCCGCGGCCTGCACACCTGGGAGCGCCACGTGCTGAGGGCCGGCGACGAGACCCTCGCCGTCGAGTCGCTGCCCGGCATCCACGCGCGCGGCGTGATGGGGGCGCTGCTGCCCCCGGTCATGGGGTCGCTGCTCGAGCACAGCGTCGGCGGGCGGGTGCGTCAGCGCGTCTACCTCAGCGGCGACACCCTCACCGGCGGCCACCTCAGCGAGATCGCCCGCCGGCACCCGCACATCGACACCGCGGTCGTCCACCTCGGCGGCACCCGGGTGCTGCTGCACACCGTCACCATGGACGCCGCCCAGGGCGTCGACTTCCTGCGCCGGGTGCACCCGGAGCGGACCGTGCCCGTGCACCACGACGACTACCCGGTCTTCCGCTCACCGCTCTCGCACTTCCTGCAGCTCGCCCGCCGCGAAGGCCTCGCCGACGGCATCCAGACCGTCGAGCGCGGGCAGACCGTCTCGATCGAGCCGGTGTGAGAGCAGCCCAGATGGGTACGGGTGCACCCACCAAGCTTCCCGACACGAGGAGATGCAGATGAGCGCCAGTGACGATGGAGTCGTGAAGGTCAGCCGCGACGTCGATGCCCCCGCCTCCGCGGTGTGGGACGTGCTCGCCGACGGCTGGTTCTACCCGATGTGGGTGGTGGGCGCCGCCCGGATGCGCGACGTCGACCCCGACTGGCCCGCCGTCGGGTCGCGGCTGCACCACTCGGTGGGCAACTGGCCGCTGCTGCTCGACGACAAGACCGAGGTGCTCGAGGTCGAGGAGCCCCGTCTGCTGCGGCTCAAGACGCACGGGTGGCCCGCGGGCGCCGCCGAGGTGATCCTCGAGGTCGAGGAGGTCGGGGCCGACCACTGCCGCATCCACATCCGTGAGGACGCGGTCGAGGGCCCGGGGTCCCTGGTGCCCCAGCCGGTGCGTCAGCTGATGATCGGCCCCCGCAACCGCGAGACGATGCGCCGCCTGGCGCTGCTGGTCGAGGGTCGCGCGAGGGGCCGAGGCACCAGCGACTGACGCTGGCTCAGGGCAGCAGCCGCGACCAGGCCGTGCGCAGCAGCTGACGGCGTACGGCCCCCTGGGCGCCCAGGGCGGAGCGCGCGGCGTTCCACCCGCAGGCACCGTGGACGCCGCCGCCGGGGTGCGCCGACGCGCCCGCCAGGTAGAGCCCCGGCACCGGCGTCTCCGGGCGCCCGGTGCCGTTGGCGGGCCGGAAGACCAGCTGCTGGTGCAGGTGGGCGGTGCCGCCGTTGATGGCGCCGTTGACCAAGTTGCTGTTGGCAGTCTGCAGGTCAGCCGGACGCTGCACGTGCTCGGCCAGCACCCGGTCGGAGAAGCCGGGAGCCGCCTCCTCGATCACGCGGCGCATCGCCTCCGCGCTCGCCTCGACCCCGGCCTCGTCCCGGGCCAGGTCGTGGGAGAGGTGGCTGTAGGCCCAGACGCTCTCGGTGCCGGCGGGGGAGCGAGTGGCGTCAGCCGTCGTCATCTGCCCGAGCAGCACGAACGGGTCGCGCGAGACCCGCCCGGTCGCCATCGAGGCGGCGTGGTCGACGAAGCCGTGGCGCCCCACGCCCAGGTGCACGGTGCCGGCGCCGACGGCCTCCGGCGAGCGCCACGGGACAGGCCCGTCGAGCGCCCAGTTGAGCTTGAGGGTGGGGTGGTCCCACTGGAAGCGCGACAGGGCCCGGACGTACGACTCGGGCAGGTGCTCGTGGCCCACCAGCCGGTGGAAGAGGGTCGGCGCGTCGACGTCGGCGAGCACGGCGCGGCGGGCGGCGATCCGCTCACCGTCAGCCAGGCGTACGCCGACCGCACGGCCGTGGCGCACCTCCACGGCCTCGACCCGGACGCCCGTACGCACGCTCCCACCCGCCGCGGTGAAGCGCGCGGCCATCGCGTCCGCCAGAGACTGCGCACCACCGCGCGGGGTGGGGAAGCCGACGTCCTGGGCGAGCATGCTCATCAGCCAGCCGAAGAGGCCGCTGCCGGCGGAGTCCGGGGGCAGGTCTGAGTGCATGGCGTTGCCGGTCAGCAGCGCCCGCGGGCCCTCGCCGGCGAACCGCTCGTCGCCGAGCCGGGTCACCGGCAGCAGGGCAAGGCGTACGAACTCGAGCATGCCCTCGGTGCCGAGCCGGCGCACCAGCCGCGCCCCGGCCTTCACCGGCGGGATCGGGGTGAAGAGCGCATCGAGCAGCGGCTCCTTCACCTGGTCCCACTGGGCGACCATCGTCAGCCAGGCGTCGCCGTCGCCGGCGGCCTGGTCGTCGAGGGCGGCAGCCGTCGCCTCCGCGTTCCGCTCGATCGCGGTGGCGCTGCCGTCGGGGAAGACGTGGGTGACCACGCGTGGTGCCTGCTCCCAGGCCAGCCCGTGGTGCTCCAGGTGGAGGTCACGGATCACCGGCGAGGCAGCGGCCAGCGGGTAGAACGCGCTGAAGAGGTCGTTGCGGAAGCCCGGCGCGGTGACCTCGGCGGTCCGCACCGCCCCGCCGACGGTCTCGTTGGCCTCGACCAGGACCACGCTCCACCCGGCGTCGGCCAGGGCGTTGGCGGCCACCAGGCCGTTGGGTCCGGCCCCGACGACGACCGCGTCGGCGCTGCTGGGCGTGGGGGTCATGGGCTCTCCGGAGGTCGGGGCGGGGACGGGCGGACCACGTCAATCTGCAGGTCAGTCTGGCTCAGTCTCCCGGCCACTCGCCGGTCCAGCGCTCGAAGGCGCGCGCACCACCGCGGTTGATCAGGGCGCGGACGACCGTGAAGATCGCGCCCTGCACGGCCGCGGCGGCGATGATCTTGGGCAGGTGGTGCTCCGACTGCAGCGGCGTCGGCGGGTCCTCGGAGACCGGGTCGACCGCGGCCCAGACGCGTTGGAAGATCTGGGCGGCCACGATGCCGCCGAGCATGGAGGCGACCAGCCCCCACGGTCGGTAGAGGATCTTGGCCGACTTGCTGGTCTGCTTCTCGGCGCGGGCGGTGCTCATGCGTGCCTCCGAAAGGTCGGGGAGTGGGCGGGTCGAGAGGGTGCGTCCGGCCGGTGGCCGGCTCCCTTGCCCGTTCCCCACTCGCCCCCAAGTCATGCCACCCTGCCGGATGAGCTGTCCCGAGATGCGCGACGGCCGGTGGCGTGCGGATGCACACCACCGGCCGTCGTGCCGGGCTCGGGGCCATGGGGGTTGCCCCGAGAGACCGAGCCTGGGTCAGCGCGCGGGCAGGATCCGCCCGGTGCACTCGCCGAAGCCGATCCGGTGGCCGTTGGCCCCCGGAGCGGTGGCGGTCAGGGTGATCTCGTCGCCGTCGAGCAGGAACGTGCGCTCCTCGCCGTTGACGGTGATGGGCTCCGCGCCGCCCCAGGTCAGCTCGATGAAGGCGCCGCGCTGGTCCTTCTCCGGGCCGGAGATGGTGCCCGACGCATAGACGTCACCGGTGCGGGTGGGGGCGCCGTTGACCGTGGTGTGGGCCAGCATCTGCGCGGGCGACCAGTACATCTCCGCGTACGGGGGACGGGTCACGGTCTGGCCGTTCCAGGCGACCTCGAGGTCGACGTCGAGGCCCCACGGCTGCTTCATCTGCAGGTAGGACAGGACCTGGGGGTCCTGGTCGGGGACGCTGACCTTGGCCTCCTGCAGCGCGAGCATCGGGATGACCCACGCCGAGATGGTCGAGGCGAACGACTTGCCGAGGTTGGGGCCGAGCGGGACGTACTCCCAGGCCTGGATGTCGCGGGCCGACCAGTCGTTGAAGAGCACCGCGCCGAAGATGTGCTGCTCTGCCTCGTCGGCGGCGATCTGGGTGCCCATCGCGTTGCCGGTGCCGACGATGAAGCCGAGCTCGGCCTCGATGTCGAGGCGCACCGACGGTCCGAAGACCGGCTCGGGGTCCTGCGGGCCCTTGCGTTGGCCCTGCGGGCGGACGATGTCGGTGCCCGAGACCACGATGGAGGCGGAGCGGCCGTGGTAGCCGACCGGCAGGTGCTTCCAGTTCGGCATCAACGGGTCCGGGTTGTCCGGGCGGAAGAGTCGACCGAGGTTGGAGGCGTGGTGCTCGGAGGCGTAGAAGTCGACGTAGTCGGCGACCTCGACCGGCAGGTGCATGGTCACGTCGGTCAGCGAGTGGATCGCCTCGTGCGGCACGTCGCCGCGCAGGGCCTCGCCGATCGCGGCCCGCACCTCGACCCAGCGGGCACGGCCCTGGGCCATGAACGGGTTGAGGGTGGAGGCCTCGAAGACCGCGTTGTCGCCGTCGGTGCCGAGCAGCAGCCCCAGGTCGATCGCGTGGTTGTCGAGGCGGGTGGCCACGCGCGGGGCGGAGCCGTCGACGCTGTAGACGCCGTAGGGGAGGTTGTCGAGCCCGAAGAGGGAGTCCTCGGGGACGCTGAGCGCGGTCATTCGTCGTTTCCTTCGAAAGGGTTGAGGTCGAGCGTGAGGAGGCCGAGGTCGGCCATCTCGTCGTGTGGCTCGACGATCGAGCAGGTGCCGAAGCTGCGGAAGGCTGCCCGGACCTCGCCGCCGCGGGCGGCAGCCGCACGTACGCGGGTGGTCACCGCCTCAGGGTCGCGCTCGGCGAGCGCCTGGACGACCTCGTCGGTGCCGGCGCCGCGCTGGGCGGCGTCGACGGCGGCGAGCAGGTTGAGGAAGCCGTGCTGCTCGAAGCCGGTGCTCGGGTCGGTGTTGCGCAGCGCGTGGTGCAGGCCGGCGGTGGCCTTGAACGGCACCCCCGCCTCCACCAGCGTCGACACAGCCTCGCCGAGCTCGCGCTCGTCGGGGTAGAGGTCGGCACGGATGCCGCCGGTGCGCAGCTTGGCCAGGTAGGGCGTGCCGGCCAGGGCCTTCACGATCGCCGGGCGACGGTCGTCGCGGGGGAGCTCGACGAAGACCTCGATGCCGTCGCGCCCAGCCAGGGCCTCGGCCAGGGCGGGGACCACCGCGTCGGGCTCGACGCCCTCGGGCACCACGACCTCCAGGGCCGCGACCACGACACCGCCGATCGCGTCGGCCGTGGCCAGCACGGAGCTGACCTCGCCCGGCGAGGGCACCGTCACCGCGACCTCGAAGCGCTCGTCGGCGTCCACCAGGTCGGCCAGCTGCGGCAGGGCCGCGGCCGACACGATGAACGGACCGACCAGGCCCGCGTGCCCGCTCGCCAGGTGCTCGCGGTGGGCCGGCACGGCCGACTCCAGCGCGAGGTTGCCGGGAGGGAAGATCGCCGCGTCGTCGCAGAAGCCGGTGAGCAGGCTGCGTACGTCAGGATCGGTGGACAGGGTCACTTGGTGCCGCCCGACTGGCCGCCGTTCCACGAGTACGTGTAGACGCCGTCGTCGGTCGCGCGACCGGCCTCACCGAGGTCGAGCGGACGGAACGTGTCGACCATGACGGCGAGCTCGTCGAAGAACTCGGCGCCGATCGAATGCTCGTACGCGCCCGGCTGCGGGCCGTGCGGGTGACCGCCCGGGTGCAGGCTGATCGAGCCCTGGCCGATGCCCGAGCCCTTGCGGGCCTCGTAGTCGCCACCCACGTAGAACATGACCTCGTCGGAGTCCACGTTGGAGTGGTAGTAGGGCACCGGGATCGCCAGCGGGTGGTAGTCGACCTTGCGTGGCACGAAGTTGCAGATCACGAAGTTGTGGCCCTCGAAGACCTGGTGCGCCGGCGGCGGCTGGTGGACCCGGCCGGTGATCGGCTCGTAGTCGGAGATGTTGAAGGCGTACGGGTAGAGGCAGCCGTCCCAGCCCACCACGTCGAAGGGGTGGTGCGGCAGCGTGTGCACCGACCCGGCGATGCCCGACGGGCCCGGGCCGCGATGCTTGATGAAGACGTCGACGTTTTCGCCCTTGACGACGCGCGGGGCCGACGGGCCGCGCAGGTCACGCTCGCAGTAGGGCGCGTGCTCGAGGAGCTGGCCGTACTTGGAGAGGAACCGCTTCGGCGGGCCGATGTGGCTGTTGGCCTCGATCACGTAGATCCGGGTCGGGCCCTTCGGGACGACCCGGAAGGTGGTCGCGCGGGGCACGATCACGTAGTCGCCCTGGCCCGCCTCGATGTCGCCGAAGACGGTCTCGACGACCGCCTCGCCGTCCTCGAGGTAGAGGCACTCGTCACCGATCGCGTTGCGGTAGTACGGGCTGGTCTCGGTGGCGAGCACGTAGGACAGGCGGACGTCGGCGTTGCCGAGCAGCAGCCGGCGACCGGTCACCGCGTCGACGCCCTCACCCGGCGCGGCGTCGGGGAAGAGCTGGTGGGTCGAGAGGTGGATCGGTCGCAGCGGGTGGTTCGGGACCAGCGACAGGTCGCCGATCTCCCACTCGCGCACCTCAGCCACGGCCGAGGGGATGTAGGTGTGGTACAGCAGCGAGGAGTCGGAGGAGAACCCCTCCTCACCCATCAGCTCCTCGAAGTAGAGGGTGCCCTCGGGGGAGCGGTGCTGGGTGTGACGCTTCGGCGGAATGGTGCCCGCGGAGCGGTAGAAAGCCATCGAACTCTTCTTTCGTCGATTCTCTGGTGAGGGTCAGCGGATCGACTGCGCCAGGGCCACGGCCTCGGCGAAGTCGGACTCTCCGGCGCTGTCGCCCAGCAGCAGCGCCAGTCGGGTCAGGAAGCCGTCGCGGTCGTCGGCGGCGACGGCGTCCAGACCTTCGGAGAGGGCCAGCCAGATCGCCTCGCGGGCGGCCTCGGCCGGGTCCTGCTCCGGAGCCTGCTCGAACGCTGCCTCCTCAACCACTGCACTCGACACCACTGCACTCGACACCACTGCACTCGACACCACTGCACTCGACACCACTGCACTCGACACCACTGCACTCGACACCACTGCACTCGACACCACTGTGGCATCCGACTGGTCGTCGGTCGAGGGGCGACGGCGCGGCCGGTGGCCAGCGCGTCGACGGTCGTACGCAGCCCTCCCGCAGCGCCGCGGGCGAGCAGCAGGCCGTCGGGACGCACCACGAAGAGCTCGCCGGGCTGGGCGCCCCAGGCGGTGGCGACCTCGGTGGCGGGGTCGTCGAGCACGGCGACCTCGGCCGGGGTCATGCCGACCACGCCGCCGGCGGGCGCCAGCACGCGGCTGACGAACGAGCGCGCAGTCTCGTACGTCCGTGTCCGGTAGGCGACCCTCGGCGTGAAGCCCGCTCGGGCGCAGCAGTCGTGCGCGTGGCTGCCGCTCGGCGGGGCGTCGAGCAGCACCATCGGGTCCTTGCGCAGGTGCGACAGGTCGACCGGGCCGGCGTCCTCGGCCAGCCGGTGGGTGGCCGGGAGAACCACCCGCGGCCGCAGGTGGGCCAGGGTGCCGTGCGCCCAGGTCGCGGCCAGGTCGAGGTCGTACATGATGGCGAGGTCGAGGTCGCCCGACTCCAGCCGCGAGGTCAGCTGGTCCTGGGTCAGCTCGTGCACCTCGAGGCGGGCCTCGGGGTGGCGCTGCGTGAAGGCGGAGACCAGCTGCGGCAGCACGGTCGGCGCCAGCGAGGGGTAGCAGCCCAGGCTGACCAGACCCGAGACGCCGCGCTCGTCACCGCGGGCGTCGGCCTCCAGCTCGGAGCCTGGTGCAGCAGGTAGCGGGCGCGCGGCAGCACCAGCTCGCCGCTGGCGGTGAGGCTGACGCCCTTGGCCTTGCGGCGGTGCAGCAGCTGCGTCTGCAGGTGGCGCTCCAGCTCCGTGACCGAGGCCGACAGTGCGGAGGGGGAGATGTGCAGGCGCTCGGCGGCGCCGCTGATGGTGCCGGCCTCGGCGACGGCGACGAAGGCCGCCAGCTGGTTCATCGTGAATGCCGGGACACCCTCTGCTCTGGCCACGACCTGACCGTAGTCGGGCGGCGCCGGAGCGGCCAAGGTGGGCCGTATGGCCTACCCAGAATCGGGATTGGGTGGTGGGTGTCCACGTTGTCTCGATTTGGGGGATGTGGGGCCGGAGGACTGCTGGCACGGTCCTCCTGCGGCATGTGGTCCTCGGGAGGGGGGCCACCCCGACGCGTCCGAGTGCGTGTGCCGCGGGAAGGGATCCATGTCCTTGACGAAGTTCGTCGCCGTCGCTGCGGCGTCGGTCGTGGTCACGCTGGGCGCTGGCCTCGGTTCCGCCGCCCAGGCCGACAGCAGCGGCTACCTCGCCCTCCAGAAGAGCGACGGCAGCTACTACCGCGCCGGCTCGGTCTCCTTCGACTCCGACTCGACCACGAGCCCGGAGCGCGAGGTCTTCTCCGTGACCGACAACGCGGCCGACGGCTACGGCATCCGGATGGAGTGGAAGACGGCAGCGAAGTCCAACTCCTGCACCAACAGCCACGGCTCGGGGCGCGCGATCCTCTGCTCCTACGACCTGCTGGAGAACCGCGACATCCAGTACCGGATCTGCGCCGTCGACTACGTGAACGGCGCCTACCGGACGATCAAGTGCGGCGGTTGGTGGTCCGACCGGACCTGATCAGGCCCGCTCGTGGCGACGCCCCTCCCCGAACCGGGGAGGGGCGTCGTGCGTCAGCGCCCGGTGGCCTCCGCGACCGCCTCGGGCGACCAGCCCAGCAGCTCGCCCAGGACGTACGCGTTGTGCTCGCCGAGGTCGGGCCCGACGTGGTGCACTGGCACCGAGCGCTCGCCGAGCACCGGCACGACGCCGGGGAAGGCGACCGGACGTACGTCGTCGGCTCCGTCGACCTGCACGGGCAACGTCTGCACCATGTCGCGGGCCAGGAACTGCTCGTCGACCATGATGTCGGCGGCCGTCATGATCGGGCCCGCCGGGACGCCGGCGGCGTCGAGCACGGCGAGCGCCTCGTCCCGCGTACGGGCCGAGGTCCAGGCGCCGATCGCGTCGTCCAGCTCGTCGCGGCGGTCCCAGCGACCCTTGTTGTTGACCAGGCCGGGGTCGTCGGCGAGGTCGTCGCGACCGATGGCGCGCATGAACCGCGGGAAGAGGTTGTCGGCGTTGCCCGAGATGACCACGTCGCCGTCGGCGCAGGGGTAGGCGTTGGACGGCGCGATGCCCTCCATCCGTCCGCCGGTGCGTACGCGGGTCACGCCGTAGGCGGAGACGTCGGGCACGAGCGACTCCATCATGGAGAAGATCGCCTCGTGCAGGGCGACGTCGACGTGCTGCTGGGTGGGGGAGGGGCCGGTGCTGCCGGCGCTGCGGGCCCGCTCGCGCTGGTGCAGCTGCATGACGATGCCGAACGCGGCGTAGAGCCCGGCGATCGAGTCGCCGATCGAGACCCCGACCCGCGACGGCGGGCGGTCGGCCTCGCCGACCAGCTCGCGCAGACCGCCGTACGCCTCCGCGACGGCCGCGAAGCCGGGCCGCTCCGACAGCGGTCCGGTCTGGCCGAAGGCGGAGATCCGGGCGACCACCAGCTCGGGGTTGAGCGCGGCCAGGGTGGCGGCGTCGAGGCCCCACCTGTCCAGGGTGCCGGGGCGGAAGTTCTCGACCAGCACGTCGCAGGTGGCGATCAGCTCCTTCGCCGCGCGCAGGCCGGCCTCCGAGCGCAGGTCCAGCTCGACGGAGAGCTTGTTGCGGTTGAGGGTGCGGTAGAGCATCGACGTCTCGCCGGCGAAGAGCCGCCAGTTGCGCAGCTCGTCACCGGTGCGCGGCCGCTCCACCTTGATCACCTCCGCCCCGAAGTCGGCGAGCATCCGCGTGGCGGTGGGGGCGGCGATGAAGTTGCCGAGCTCGAGCACCCGGATCCCGCTCAGCGGGAGGGCTGTGGGAGGCGGTCCGACGGGCTGGGGGGAGGCGTCGCTCATGGGGGCGGACTCTAGTTGCGCGGGTCGCGTTCGTGCAGGGGAGTGCGTAGGGTCGAGCACTTGTCGCACCCCCCAACGTCTCGGAGACCACTCGTGAACCGACTCGCTGCCCTGCTCGTCGCCCTCGCCACCACGCTGGCGCTGGTGCTCGTCGCGAACCCCGCCCCGGCCCAGGCGGCCACCGCGGCGCAGCGGTACGGCGCCGCGGCCGAGAAGGCCACCAACGTCGCGCGCGCCAAGCACGACCGGGTGAAGCTGAAGGGCAACCCGTGCCTGCGCAAGTACGCGCGCATCCAGGCCACGAAGATGGCTCGCAAGAAGGACATCTGGCACCAGGACCTCAACGTGGTGCTGAAGAAGTGCAACATGTCGTGGGTCGGCGAGAACGTCGCCGTGGGCTACCCGAGTGGCAAGGCCGTGGTCAACCAGGGCTGGATGAAGTCGAAGGGGCACCGTCAGAACATCCTGCGCAAGCAGTTCCGCCTCGGCGTCGTGGTGGCCCGCAAGGGTGACGACGGGCGCTGGTACGCAGCCCAGGTCTTCGGCCGCCGCTGACCGGCTCGGCGGCTGGTTCGACCAGCCGACCGTGCGGGCCGTAGGCTGGCCAGCGTGGCTGGCACCGACTTCGACGTAGAGATCAAGCAACTCCAGGCGACGATGAAGACCATCGGCCAGGTCCTCGACCTGGACGCGATGCGCATCGAGATCGCCGAGCTGGAGGACCAGGTCGGCTCGCCGGACCTCTGGGACAACCAGGAGAACGCGCAGCGCATCACCGGCCGCCTCTCCCAGCTGAACGGTGAGCTCGAGCGCTTCACCAGCCTCGACGACCGCATCGAGGACCTCGGCGTCCTCGTCGAGCTCGCGCAGGAGGAGGGCGACGCCGACTCGTTGGCCGACGCCCAGATCGAGCTCGACCGGATCAAGAAGTCGGTCGAGTCGCTCGAGATCCGCACCCTGCTCAACGGCGAGTACGACGCCCGCGAGGCCCTGGTCAGCATCCGCTCCGGCGCCGGTGGCGTCGACGCCGCCGACTTCGCCCAGACGCTGCAGCGCATGTACGTCCGTT includes these proteins:
- a CDS encoding hemerythrin domain-containing protein, producing MTAASEVVNLDDARRRRKARVPGGRFGIVATTEGRPRAPRPAPRRVTAPRGRDATDRARTLSAIARLVFPHAYAEESLLWPVVRRAVPFGEALTAGVEEEHQEVNALWRRLEALQHSGDLDEDHQAVVARLVELLRADVRDEEERILPRLEETLTPTQLRMIGLGWELVRRTAPSRPHPVTSRLAPGHVITAVPLTVLDRSRDLLDAVSLRSPRIARPCRGVSARLGGAAARLERIGAQPEDERAPRRTPGVARLRLVGGADTVPGPV
- a CDS encoding MBL fold metallo-hydrolase, which encodes MSQTGDTLTFIGTATTVLRIGSFTLLTDPNFLHRGQRAYLGKGLWSRRVTEPALQPADLPRLDAVVLSHLHGDHFDRVARRDLDRTPPVLTTGPAADKLRKWGFDARGLHTWERHVLRAGDETLAVESLPGIHARGVMGALLPPVMGSLLEHSVGGRVRQRVYLSGDTLTGGHLSEIARRHPHIDTAVVHLGGTRVLLHTVTMDAAQGVDFLRRVHPERTVPVHHDDYPVFRSPLSHFLQLARREGLADGIQTVERGQTVSIEPV
- a CDS encoding SRPBCC family protein; protein product: MSASDDGVVKVSRDVDAPASAVWDVLADGWFYPMWVVGAARMRDVDPDWPAVGSRLHHSVGNWPLLLDDKTEVLEVEEPRLLRLKTHGWPAGAAEVILEVEEVGADHCRIHIREDAVEGPGSLVPQPVRQLMIGPRNRETMRRLALLVEGRARGRGTSD
- a CDS encoding phytoene desaturase family protein gives rise to the protein MTPTPSSADAVVVGAGPNGLVAANALADAGWSVVLVEANETVGGAVRTAEVTAPGFRNDLFSAFYPLAAASPVIRDLHLEHHGLAWEQAPRVVTHVFPDGSATAIERNAEATAAALDDQAAGDGDAWLTMVAQWDQVKEPLLDALFTPIPPVKAGARLVRRLGTEGMLEFVRLALLPVTRLGDERFAGEGPRALLTGNAMHSDLPPDSAGSGLFGWLMSMLAQDVGFPTPRGGAQSLADAMAARFTAAGGSVRTGVRVEAVEVRHGRAVGVRLADGERIAARRAVLADVDAPTLFHRLVGHEHLPESYVRALSRFQWDHPTLKLNWALDGPVPWRSPEAVGAGTVHLGVGRHGFVDHAASMATGRVSRDPFVLLGQMTTADATRSPAGTESVWAYSHLSHDLARDEAGVEASAEAMRRVIEEAAPGFSDRVLAEHVQRPADLQTANSNLVNGAINGGTAHLHQQLVFRPANGTGRPETPVPGLYLAGASAHPGGGVHGACGWNAARSALGAQGAVRRQLLRTAWSRLLP
- a CDS encoding DUF4235 domain-containing protein, with the protein product MSTARAEKQTSKSAKILYRPWGLVASMLGGIVAAQIFQRVWAAVDPVSEDPPTPLQSEHHLPKIIAAAAVQGAIFTVVRALINRGGARAFERWTGEWPGD
- the fahA gene encoding fumarylacetoacetase — encoded protein: MTALSVPEDSLFGLDNLPYGVYSVDGSAPRVATRLDNHAIDLGLLLGTDGDNAVFEASTLNPFMAQGRARWVEVRAAIGEALRGDVPHEAIHSLTDVTMHLPVEVADYVDFYASEHHASNLGRLFRPDNPDPLMPNWKHLPVGYHGRSASIVVSGTDIVRPQGQRKGPQDPEPVFGPSVRLDIEAELGFIVGTGNAMGTQIAADEAEQHIFGAVLFNDWSARDIQAWEYVPLGPNLGKSFASTISAWVIPMLALQEAKVSVPDQDPQVLSYLQMKQPWGLDVDLEVAWNGQTVTRPPYAEMYWSPAQMLAHTTVNGAPTRTGDVYASGTISGPEKDQRGAFIELTWGGAEPITVNGEERTFLLDGDEITLTATAPGANGHRIGFGECTGRILPAR
- a CDS encoding homogentisate 1,2-dioxygenase; translation: MAFYRSAGTIPPKRHTQHRSPEGTLYFEELMGEEGFSSDSSLLYHTYIPSAVAEVREWEIGDLSLVPNHPLRPIHLSTHQLFPDAAPGEGVDAVTGRRLLLGNADVRLSYVLATETSPYYRNAIGDECLYLEDGEAVVETVFGDIEAGQGDYVIVPRATTFRVVPKGPTRIYVIEANSHIGPPKRFLSKYGQLLEHAPYCERDLRGPSAPRVVKGENVDVFIKHRGPGPSGIAGSVHTLPHHPFDVVGWDGCLYPYAFNISDYEPITGRVHQPPPAHQVFEGHNFVICNFVPRKVDYHPLAIPVPYYHSNVDSDEVMFYVGGDYEARKGSGIGQGSISLHPGGHPHGPQPGAYEHSIGAEFFDELAVMVDTFRPLDLGEAGRATDDGVYTYSWNGGQSGGTK
- a CDS encoding LysR substrate-binding domain-containing protein; protein product: MLPQLVSAFTQRHPEARLEVHELTQDQLTSRLESGDLDLAIMYDLDLAATWAHGTLAHLRPRVVLPATHRLAEDAGPVDLSHLRKDPMVLLDAPPSGSHAHDCCARAGFTPRVAYRTRTYETARSFVSRVLAPAGGVVGMTPAEVAVLDDPATEVATAWGAQPGELFVVRPDGLLLARGAAGGLRTTVDALATGRAVAPRPTTSRMPQWCRVQWCRVQWCRVQWCRVQWCRVQWCRVQWCRVQWLRRQRSSRLRSRTRPRPPARRSGWPSPKVWTPSPPTTATAS
- a CDS encoding LysR family transcriptional regulator produces the protein MARAEGVPAFTMNQLAAFVAVAEAGTISGAAERLHISPSALSASVTELERHLQTQLLHRRKAKGVSLTASGELVLPRARYLLHQAPSWRPTPAVTSAASRVWSAWAATPRWRRPCCRSWSPPSRSATPRPASRCTS
- a CDS encoding CaiB/BaiF CoA transferase family protein, with the translated sequence MSDASPQPVGPPPTALPLSGIRVLELGNFIAAPTATRMLADFGAEVIKVERPRTGDELRNWRLFAGETSMLYRTLNRNKLSVELDLRSEAGLRAAKELIATCDVLVENFRPGTLDRWGLDAATLAALNPELVVARISAFGQTGPLSERPGFAAVAEAYGGLRELVGEADRPPSRVGVSIGDSIAGLYAAFGIVMQLHQRERARSAGSTGPSPTQQHVDVALHEAIFSMMESLVPDVSAYGVTRVRTGGRMEGIAPSNAYPCADGDVVISGNADNLFPRFMRAIGRDDLADDPGLVNNKGRWDRRDELDDAIGAWTSARTRDEALAVLDAAGVPAGPIMTAADIMVDEQFLARDMVQTLPVQVDGADDVRPVAFPGVVPVLGERSVPVHHVGPDLGEHNAYVLGELLGWSPEAVAEATGR
- a CDS encoding CAP domain-containing protein, which produces MNRLAALLVALATTLALVLVANPAPAQAATAAQRYGAAAEKATNVARAKHDRVKLKGNPCLRKYARIQATKMARKKDIWHQDLNVVLKKCNMSWVGENVAVGYPSGKAVVNQGWMKSKGHRQNILRKQFRLGVVVARKGDDGRWYAAQVFGRR